In the genome of Fibrobacter sp. UWR3, the window TCATCGTCATCCTGCGCCCAGGCAAGGAACGCGGAAAGACACAGAGTCAAACACAGTTTCTTAAACATTAAAAGCCTCTGATTATAGAATCACTTTTGGAATATAACTTATTATCCGGTTTTTATTCACGCCAAACCTTGTAAAAGTTGCTTAAACTTGCAGAAAATCAACCAAAAACGCCCCTATTCCGCCTTGATGAGCTTCGCCTTGATGCTCCCGAGAGCGATTTCGCACTCCATGAGCACCGGAATCCGGCGGTCGTCGTCCGTGAGCCAGATGAAGATGCGGCCATTGGAATTGAAGATGCCGTCACCGTCGAGCACGGGTTCCACCTTGACCGTGTTCACCGTGCCGATGGATGTCTTAAGCGACTCGCGCCCGTGGACCAGCACCTTCAGTTCGTAACGCTTCTTGCCGCTCACCGCCGAAAAGCGCGATGTGTCCCCGACGGTCAGGGGCATCGTCCGCACGTAGTAGAACGCCGACATGATGCTGTGTTCCATGCCCTGGATAGCGACCGCGGTATCGGCGGAGCGCTTGACCTTGCGGGTCTTCATGTCGGTAAACACCGTGTCGGAGAGCCACGCCTTCTCGCCCTTGCGGTCGAACCGGATGACGGAAGTATTGTGGAACGTGCCCTCGTGGAGGTTCTTGCGGAAGACCTCCGTCATGAGCCCCTTGTTGCGCACGCGGGTATAGACCGTATCGTACACGGGGTAGATGCGCGTGATGGCGCTGTTGCCCTGCGCAAACGAGAGGAACTCCGTCTTGCCTCCGGGGAGCGGCTTCACCTCGAGGGTCGCCGTGCCGGCCGTAATCGGGCCCCAACCGAGACTGAAGGTCAAGCGTTCTCCCTTCATCCACGGGGCCTGGACCTCCGGCAGGTTCGGTTCGCCGGCGAAACAGAACGCGGCAAAGAACACCGTTAGTAAGACGAATTCACGTAAAGAACAAAAGCGCATAAACGAATGTGTGATGTGTAATGTGTGATGTGTGATGCGAAATATCTAATTCCACATTTCACATTACACATTCCACATTGTGTTACCCTTCAATATCTCCGAGGCTCTTGCGGTAAGCAATAAGCTTCTCGCGAACTGCGGGGTCTGCGATGGCGACGATGTGGGCGGCGAGGTAACCGGCGTTCTTGCCGTTGCCGATGCCGACCGTTGCCACCGGGATTCCCGGGGGCATCTGCACGATAGAGTGCAGGGCATCGACGCCGTTGAGCGGGCCGCCGGCGCAGGGCAAGCCAATGACCGGAAGAATCGTGTGCCCTGCGAGCACGCCCGGGAGGGCTGCAGCGAGGCCTGCGACACCGATGAGGACCTGGAGGCCTCGCCCGGCGGCTTCGCGAGCATACTTCGCGGTGGCGTTCGGGGTGCGGTGTGCGGAGAGGATGTTGTATTCCCACACGATGCCGAAGCTGTCGAGCACCGCAGTGATTTTATCTACAGTTTCCTGGTC includes:
- a CDS encoding DUF3108 domain-containing protein, which gives rise to MRFCSLREFVLLTVFFAAFCFAGEPNLPEVQAPWMKGERLTFSLGWGPITAGTATLEVKPLPGGKTEFLSFAQGNSAITRIYPVYDTVYTRVRNKGLMTEVFRKNLHEGTFHNTSVIRFDRKGEKAWLSDTVFTDMKTRKVKRSADTAVAIQGMEHSIMSAFYYVRTMPLTVGDTSRFSAVSGKKRYELKVLVHGRESLKTSIGTVNTVKVEPVLDGDGIFNSNGRIFIWLTDDDRRIPVLMECEIALGSIKAKLIKAE
- the purE gene encoding 5-(carboxyamino)imidazole ribonucleotide mutase, which produces MQINEVPNAKVGIVAGSKSDQETVDKITAVLDSFGIVWEYNILSAHRTPNATAKYAREAAGRGLQVLIGVAGLAAALPGVLAGHTILPVIGLPCAGGPLNGVDALHSIVQMPPGIPVATVGIGNGKNAGYLAAHIVAIADPAVREKLIAYRKSLGDIEG